Proteins from a genomic interval of Pseudomonas paeninsulae:
- a CDS encoding crotonase/enoyl-CoA hydratase family protein, with the protein MSDYKAFSVELADKIAHVVINRPEKINAMSADFWTEIIEIFRWIDTTDEVRVVVLSGAGKHFSSGIDLMMLAQLGSQMGPDVGRNAEKLRRKILELQASFNAVDQCRKPVLAAIQGYCLGGAIDLVSACDMRYSTVDAQFSIKEIDIGMAADVGTLQRLPRIIGDGMMRELAFTGRTIDGEEARSIGLVNRTFADMPALLDGVMGIAREIAAKSPIAVRGTKEMLRYMRDHRVDDGLEYIATWNAAMLQSVDLRVAMAAHMSKQKPEFAD; encoded by the coding sequence GTGTCCGACTACAAAGCCTTTAGTGTCGAGTTGGCAGATAAGATCGCCCACGTGGTGATCAACCGCCCGGAAAAAATCAACGCCATGAGTGCCGACTTCTGGACGGAGATCATCGAGATCTTTCGCTGGATCGACACCACGGACGAGGTGCGGGTGGTGGTGCTGTCGGGGGCCGGCAAGCATTTTTCCTCCGGTATCGACCTGATGATGTTGGCCCAACTCGGCAGCCAGATGGGCCCGGATGTCGGCCGCAACGCGGAAAAACTGCGGCGTAAAATCCTCGAGCTGCAAGCCTCGTTCAATGCTGTCGACCAGTGTCGCAAGCCGGTATTGGCGGCGATCCAGGGTTATTGTCTGGGCGGCGCCATCGACCTGGTCTCGGCCTGCGACATGCGCTACTCGACGGTCGACGCGCAGTTCTCGATCAAGGAAATCGATATTGGCATGGCCGCCGATGTTGGCACCTTGCAGCGCCTGCCGCGGATCATTGGCGACGGCATGATGCGTGAGCTGGCGTTCACCGGGCGTACCATCGACGGTGAAGAAGCGCGCAGCATCGGCCTGGTCAATCGCACTTTCGCTGACATGCCCGCCTTGCTCGACGGGGTGATGGGCATTGCCCGTGAAATCGCCGCGAAATCGCCGATCGCAGTACGCGGCACCAAGGAAATGCTTCGCTACATGCGCGACCATCGGGTTGACGATGGCCTCGAGTACATCGCCACCTGGAATGCCGCGATGTTGCAATCGGTTGACTTGCGCGTGGCCATGGCCGCACACATGAGCAAGCAGAAGCCGGAGTTCGCCGACTGA
- a CDS encoding ferrous iron transporter B: MVSGATSLSLVRKELFATMEEAESSLEHFIAERLNGSLLQQAVESLHQVRGTLNVVELTGAELLAQEVLEQATDIPAGAGEERDVQLSALSNALHVLRRYLENVDVHRQEMPELLLPAINDLRQAGGQPALPESFFFSVRLDHARPRTAPAALDAAAKEIEGRRLRQMYQVGLLGFIREQNPQASLKLMGRAMGRLDSLYANEPRGRLCWIGAAAVEAQLDGQLLARKSRKQLFSRIDRELKQVLANSQYETPRSLLKELLYLVALADSSGPAVMPVRGLFGLTSLPFTDHLLEEEYQRLAGPGQAVMRSLSSAIREELTSTKDMLDLIERGTVQAENLAHLHAVLGKLSKTLGMVGLSSAGNALNAQLQTVAAWSEERAPQQQELLKLADAVLYVEGMVASLERGERRDTSVGQLSAGKEIESFAYYQLNEARIVVVDEARGGLALAKRAITAYLEADGDRMHLSNVPFSLQAVRGGLWFLGQERAALLVGACAEYIQTQMFEAAQMPSEQMLETLADALSSLEYYLEAGAVMRPETQPSVLDLAADSVRALGFPVAA, from the coding sequence ATGGTTTCTGGAGCCACGTCACTGAGTTTGGTGCGTAAAGAACTGTTCGCCACCATGGAGGAGGCCGAGTCGAGCCTCGAGCATTTCATTGCCGAGCGGCTTAACGGCAGCTTGCTGCAACAGGCGGTGGAAAGCCTTCATCAAGTCCGCGGCACGCTCAATGTGGTCGAGTTGACCGGTGCCGAGTTGCTCGCTCAGGAAGTGCTTGAGCAGGCCACCGATATTCCCGCCGGCGCCGGCGAGGAGCGCGATGTGCAGCTCTCGGCGCTGAGCAATGCGCTGCATGTATTGCGCCGCTATCTGGAAAACGTCGACGTGCACCGACAGGAAATGCCCGAGTTGCTGCTGCCGGCGATCAATGATCTGCGCCAAGCGGGGGGCCAGCCAGCACTGCCGGAAAGCTTCTTCTTCAGCGTGCGCCTCGATCATGCGCGCCCGCGAACCGCGCCGGCTGCCCTGGATGCAGCGGCCAAGGAAATCGAAGGCCGGCGCCTACGGCAGATGTATCAAGTAGGGTTGCTGGGTTTTATTCGCGAACAAAATCCGCAGGCCAGCCTGAAGTTGATGGGCCGAGCCATGGGTCGGCTGGACAGTCTGTACGCCAACGAGCCGCGTGGCCGTCTGTGCTGGATCGGCGCGGCGGCTGTGGAGGCGCAGCTCGATGGCCAGCTATTGGCACGCAAGTCGCGTAAGCAGCTGTTCTCGCGGATCGATCGTGAACTCAAGCAAGTACTTGCCAACAGCCAGTACGAGACGCCACGCAGCCTGCTCAAGGAGCTGCTCTATCTGGTGGCCCTGGCCGACAGCAGTGGACCTGCGGTCATGCCCGTGCGCGGGCTGTTTGGCCTGACCTCGCTGCCATTCACCGATCACTTGCTGGAAGAGGAATACCAGCGCCTGGCCGGCCCTGGGCAGGCGGTCATGCGCTCGCTGAGTTCGGCTATTCGCGAAGAACTGACCAGCACCAAGGACATGCTCGACCTGATCGAACGGGGCACCGTGCAGGCTGAAAACCTCGCCCATCTGCATGCGGTGCTCGGCAAACTGAGCAAGACCCTGGGCATGGTCGGCCTCAGTTCGGCGGGCAACGCGCTGAATGCGCAACTGCAGACGGTTGCAGCCTGGAGTGAGGAGCGTGCCCCGCAACAGCAGGAGCTGCTGAAACTGGCCGATGCTGTGCTCTATGTCGAGGGCATGGTCGCCAGCCTGGAACGCGGCGAGCGGCGTGACACCAGTGTCGGGCAGCTATCAGCTGGCAAGGAGATCGAATCCTTCGCCTACTATCAGCTCAACGAAGCACGCATCGTTGTGGTCGATGAGGCCCGCGGCGGCTTGGCGCTGGCCAAGCGGGCGATCACCGCCTACCTGGAGGCCGACGGCGACCGCATGCACCTGTCCAATGTGCCGTTCAGCTTGCAGGCGGTGCGCGGCGGCCTGTGGTTTCTCGGCCAGGAGCGGGCGGCCTTACTGGTCGGCGCCTGCGCCGAATACATCCAGACGCAGATGTTCGAAGCGGCCCAGATGCCTTCCGAGCAAATGCTGGAAACCCTTGCCGACGCACTTAGCAGTCTCGAATACTATCTGGAAGCGGGCGCGGTTATGCGCCCGGAAACCCAGCCCAGTGTGCTCGACTTAGCCGCAGACAGCGTGCGTGCCCTTGGCTTCCCGGTAGCCGCATAA
- the nudC gene encoding NAD(+) diphosphatase → MTQRWQPALLDSQQPGGWALVHCRQQFLADNNGVLFPREWLKKQELPILAEHGIGHFAGDAIYLLELQEPFDMPGCSWQSLRQFMLQGDAETFKMLGYATQIGTWARQHRFCGSCGEPMLHFAGERAMHCPRCELHHYPRLSPSMIVLVTREDEVLLARSPRFVPGVYSTLAGFVEAGESVEQCVVREVREEVGVEVKNLQYLGSQGWPFPHSLMLGFHAEFATGEIVMQADEIEDAQWFSVHQLPPLPAARSIARYLIDVYVARRLGLPEPSLSE, encoded by the coding sequence ATGACCCAGCGTTGGCAGCCCGCCTTACTCGATAGCCAGCAGCCCGGTGGTTGGGCACTGGTACATTGCCGGCAGCAGTTTCTGGCGGACAACAACGGCGTGTTGTTTCCCCGTGAGTGGCTGAAAAAGCAGGAGCTGCCGATTCTGGCCGAGCACGGCATCGGCCATTTCGCTGGCGATGCCATCTACCTGCTGGAGCTGCAGGAACCGTTCGATATGCCCGGCTGCAGCTGGCAAAGCCTGCGCCAGTTCATGCTGCAAGGCGATGCCGAGACCTTCAAGATGCTCGGCTATGCGACGCAGATCGGTACTTGGGCGCGCCAGCATCGTTTTTGCGGCAGCTGTGGCGAGCCGATGCTGCATTTCGCTGGCGAGCGCGCGATGCATTGCCCGCGTTGCGAGCTGCACCACTATCCGCGCCTGTCACCGAGCATGATTGTGTTGGTTACCCGCGAGGATGAAGTCCTCCTGGCCCGATCGCCGCGTTTCGTGCCCGGTGTCTACAGCACTCTGGCCGGTTTCGTCGAGGCGGGTGAGTCGGTCGAGCAGTGCGTGGTACGTGAGGTGCGCGAAGAAGTGGGGGTCGAGGTCAAGAACCTGCAGTACTTGGGGAGTCAGGGCTGGCCGTTTCCACATTCCCTGATGCTCGGCTTCCATGCCGAGTTTGCGACTGGCGAGATTGTCATGCAGGCCGACGAGATCGAGGATGCGCAGTGGTTCAGCGTGCACCAGTTACCGCCCTTACCGGCAGCGCGCTCGATCGCTCGCTACCTGATCGACGTCTATGTGGCGCGCCGGCTAGGGCTGCCGGAGCCGTCGCTGTCGGAATAG
- a CDS encoding TSUP family transporter produces the protein MPFELAVDPATLAILALVAFVAGFVDAIAGGGGLLTIPALLMAGLPPHLVLGTNKLCATFGSATASYTFYRRKLFTPLPWRNALIGTAIGALLGATLVHWLPAAWLNQLLPVVVFACGLYLLFGRTPAAPLNADAPIAQGRQWPQSLGLGFYDGVAGPGTGAFWTVSSLLLYPLDLVRASGVARSMNFVSNACALVVFIVAGQVAWLLGISMGIALMAGAFLGARSAIRGGSKFIRPVFILMVLALAARLAWQHWFGLA, from the coding sequence TTGCCTTTCGAGCTTGCCGTTGACCCGGCAACCTTGGCCATTCTCGCCCTGGTGGCCTTCGTCGCCGGTTTCGTCGATGCCATTGCCGGCGGCGGCGGCCTGCTGACCATTCCGGCCCTGCTGATGGCCGGCCTGCCGCCGCATCTGGTGCTCGGCACCAACAAACTGTGCGCCACCTTCGGTTCGGCCACTGCCAGCTATACCTTCTACCGGCGCAAGCTGTTTACCCCCCTGCCCTGGCGCAATGCACTGATCGGCACCGCGATCGGCGCCCTGCTGGGCGCGACGCTGGTGCACTGGCTGCCGGCCGCCTGGCTCAATCAACTGCTGCCGGTGGTGGTATTCGCCTGCGGGCTGTATTTACTGTTCGGTCGCACCCCGGCGGCTCCGCTCAACGCCGACGCGCCTATTGCGCAAGGCCGGCAGTGGCCGCAAAGCCTCGGACTGGGGTTCTACGATGGCGTCGCCGGGCCAGGCACCGGAGCCTTCTGGACGGTCAGCAGCCTGCTGCTCTACCCGCTCGATCTGGTTCGCGCCAGTGGCGTGGCACGCAGCATGAACTTCGTCAGCAACGCCTGTGCCCTGGTGGTATTCATCGTCGCCGGGCAAGTGGCCTGGTTGCTCGGCATCAGCATGGGCATCGCGCTCATGGCTGGGGCGTTTCTCGGTGCGCGCTCGGCAATCCGTGGCGGCTCGAAATTCATCCGCCCGGTGTTCATCCTGATGGTGTTGGCGCTCGCCGCGCGGTTGGCCTGGCAACACTGGTTCGGCCTGGCCTAG
- a CDS encoding SDR family oxidoreductase → MSKTQLFDLDGKIAFVSGASRGIGEAIAKLLAQQGAHVIVSSRKIDGCQGVADAIVADGGKATAMACHIGEMEQITNVFAQIREQFGRLDILVNNAATNPQFGNVLETDLSAFQKTVDVNIRGYYFMSIEGGKLMKENGGGSIVNVASINGVSPGEMQGIYSVTKAAVISMTKVFAKECAQFGIRCNALLPGLTDTKFASALTKNDAILNLALQRIPLKRVAAPSEMAGAVLYLASDASSYTTGVSLNVDGGFLS, encoded by the coding sequence ATGTCCAAGACCCAACTGTTCGATCTCGATGGCAAGATCGCCTTCGTCTCTGGCGCCAGCCGCGGTATCGGCGAGGCCATCGCCAAGTTGCTGGCCCAGCAAGGCGCCCACGTGATCGTCTCGAGCCGCAAGATCGACGGCTGCCAGGGCGTCGCCGACGCCATCGTCGCCGACGGCGGCAAGGCCACCGCGATGGCCTGCCATATCGGCGAAATGGAGCAGATCACCAACGTGTTCGCACAGATCCGCGAGCAGTTCGGTCGCCTGGACATCCTGGTCAACAACGCGGCCACCAACCCGCAGTTCGGCAATGTCCTGGAGACCGACCTGTCGGCCTTCCAGAAGACCGTCGACGTCAACATCCGCGGCTATTACTTCATGTCCATCGAAGGCGGCAAGCTGATGAAGGAAAACGGCGGCGGCAGCATCGTCAACGTCGCCTCGATCAACGGCGTCAGCCCAGGTGAGATGCAAGGCATCTACTCGGTGACCAAGGCCGCAGTGATCAGCATGACCAAGGTGTTTGCCAAGGAATGCGCGCAGTTCGGCATCCGTTGCAACGCCCTGCTGCCGGGCCTGACCGACACCAAGTTCGCTTCGGCACTGACCAAGAACGACGCCATCCTCAACCTGGCCCTGCAGCGTATTCCGCTCAAGCGCGTAGCCGCCCCGAGCGAAATGGCCGGCGCCGTGCTGTACCTGGCCAGCGACGCCTCCAGCTATACCACCGGCGTGTCACTGAACGTCGACGGCGGCTTTCTCTCCTGA
- a CDS encoding phosphotransferase family protein, translated as MALTDQSTRIREGEELDTAIIDPYLKAQIPGLTGEPRISQFPGGASNLTYLIEYPEKEFVLRRPPFGHKAKSAHDMGREYRILNQLYEAFPYCPKAYVHCTDEAVIGAEFYVMERVNGIILRADMPAELNLDADKTRQLCKSFIDKMVELHNVDYAACGLGDLGKPEGYVERQIGGWSARYEKALTPDAPLWEPVKAWLKDKMPADHPKPAIVHNDYRFDNVILDPQNPMQIIGVLDWELTTLGDPLMDLGNTLAYWIEADDPAPVQMMRRQPSNAPGMLSRQEFADYYAERAGIEIKSIDFYYTYGLFRLAGIVQQIYYRYYHGQTQDKRFAQFIQMNKLLEQMSLQVIAKSQL; from the coding sequence ATGGCGCTTACTGACCAGTCCACTCGCATCCGCGAGGGCGAAGAACTCGACACTGCGATCATCGATCCGTACCTCAAGGCGCAGATTCCCGGCCTGACTGGCGAGCCACGGATCAGCCAGTTCCCCGGCGGTGCATCGAATCTCACCTACCTGATCGAATATCCCGAGAAGGAATTCGTCCTGCGGCGTCCGCCATTTGGCCACAAGGCCAAATCCGCTCACGACATGGGCCGCGAGTACCGCATTCTCAACCAGCTCTACGAGGCCTTCCCCTACTGCCCGAAAGCCTATGTGCACTGCACGGACGAAGCGGTGATCGGTGCCGAGTTCTATGTGATGGAACGGGTCAACGGCATCATTCTGCGCGCCGACATGCCGGCCGAACTGAACCTCGATGCCGACAAGACCCGCCAGCTGTGCAAGAGCTTCATCGACAAGATGGTCGAGCTGCACAACGTCGACTACGCCGCCTGCGGCCTCGGCGACCTGGGTAAACCGGAAGGCTATGTAGAACGCCAGATCGGCGGCTGGAGCGCTCGCTACGAGAAGGCCCTGACCCCTGACGCGCCGCTGTGGGAACCGGTCAAGGCGTGGTTGAAAGACAAGATGCCGGCCGACCACCCCAAGCCGGCCATCGTGCACAACGACTACCGCTTCGACAACGTGATCCTCGACCCGCAGAACCCGATGCAGATCATCGGCGTACTGGACTGGGAGCTGACCACCCTTGGCGATCCGCTGATGGACCTGGGCAACACCCTTGCCTACTGGATCGAAGCCGACGATCCGGCGCCGGTGCAAATGATGCGCCGCCAGCCGAGCAATGCCCCCGGTATGCTCAGCCGTCAGGAGTTCGCCGACTATTACGCCGAACGCGCCGGCATCGAAATCAAGAGCATCGACTTCTACTACACCTACGGCCTGTTCCGCCTGGCCGGTATCGTGCAGCAGATCTACTACCGTTATTACCACGGCCAGACCCAGGACAAACGCTTCGCGCAGTTCATTCAAATGAACAAACTGCTGGAGCAGATGAGCCTGCAGGTCATCGCCAAGTCGCAGTTGTAA
- a CDS encoding SCP2 sterol-binding domain-containing protein, whose product MMSVADIINTMQSKFNAPAAAGLDLVFQFNIEDGDNHYLVIKDGTCDVQQGDADNASVTLIMDSETLKGITSGETDGMQAFMGGKLRAEGDMMLAMKLGELFPV is encoded by the coding sequence ATCATGAGCGTTGCAGACATCATCAATACCATGCAGTCCAAGTTCAATGCCCCCGCCGCTGCGGGTCTGGATCTGGTGTTCCAGTTCAACATCGAAGACGGTGATAACCACTACCTGGTCATCAAGGACGGCACCTGCGACGTCCAGCAAGGCGATGCCGACAACGCCAGCGTGACCCTGATCATGGACAGCGAAACCCTCAAGGGCATCACCAGCGGCGAGACCGATGGCATGCAAGCGTTCATGGGCGGCAAGCTGCGCGCCGAAGGCGACATGATGTTGGCCATGAAGCTGGGCGAATTGTTCCCAGTCTAA
- a CDS encoding histidine phosphatase family protein gives MGSIYLIRHGQASFGADDYDVLSPIGIRQAEILGAHLADLGIRIDRSLSGALRRQQHTANAAMSQLSNSGQAIPDMYVDAAFNEFDADAVIHRLLPGLLDEEPEALHVLRNGAQNRAEFQRLFSLLIGRWISGEHDQHGLQSWQAFVEQVQGGLTRLLQQADSKQNIAIFTSGGTITALLQLITGVPAAKAFELNWQIVNTSLSCLKFRGSQVSLASFNSHVHLQLLKEPELITYR, from the coding sequence GTGGGCAGCATTTACCTGATCAGACATGGCCAAGCCTCATTCGGCGCCGATGACTACGATGTGCTCTCGCCCATCGGTATTCGTCAGGCTGAAATACTGGGCGCGCACCTGGCTGATCTCGGTATTCGCATCGACCGTAGCCTGAGTGGCGCATTACGCCGCCAACAGCACACCGCCAACGCGGCGATGAGCCAGTTGAGCAACAGCGGTCAGGCAATACCTGATATGTACGTGGATGCCGCCTTCAACGAGTTCGATGCCGACGCGGTGATCCACCGCTTGCTTCCTGGCCTGCTGGACGAAGAACCCGAAGCCCTGCATGTTTTACGCAACGGGGCACAGAACCGCGCCGAGTTCCAACGCCTGTTCTCATTGCTGATCGGCCGCTGGATATCCGGCGAACACGACCAACATGGCCTGCAAAGCTGGCAGGCATTCGTCGAACAGGTCCAGGGTGGCCTGACCCGCCTGTTGCAACAGGCCGATAGCAAGCAGAACATCGCGATCTTCACCTCCGGCGGCACCATCACCGCACTGCTGCAGTTGATCACCGGCGTGCCGGCCGCCAAGGCCTTCGAACTGAATTGGCAAATCGTCAACACCTCACTGAGCTGCCTGAAATTTCGCGGCAGCCAAGTGAGCCTGGCTTCCTTCAACAGCCATGTGCATTTACAGCTGCTGAAGGAGCCGGAACTCATCACCTACCGCTGA
- the sohB gene encoding protease SohB — translation MEFFAEYAAFLAKTVTLVVAVLVILVAAVAARSKGRRVAGHLQVDKLNDFYKQLRQRLEQAVLDKDQLKAAHKDEAKAAKLAKKAGVHKPRVFVLDFDGDIKASATDSLRHEITALLSLATPQDEVVLRLESGGGMVHSYGLASSQLARIRQAGIPLTICIDKVAASGGYMMACIGEKIISAPFAMLGSIGVVAQLPNVHRLLKKHDIDFEVLTAGEYKRTLTIFGENTEKGREKFQEDLEVIHELFKNFVARYRPQLDIDDIATGEVWLGLAALEKQLVDELKTSDEYLAERAKEAELFHLHYAEKKSLQERVGLAASVALDRFTLNWLSRLNQQRFW, via the coding sequence GTGGAGTTTTTCGCAGAATATGCGGCCTTTCTGGCCAAAACGGTAACGCTGGTTGTGGCTGTTCTGGTGATTCTGGTGGCAGCAGTCGCAGCACGCAGCAAGGGCCGGCGCGTTGCCGGGCATTTGCAAGTAGACAAGCTCAACGACTTCTACAAGCAGTTGCGCCAACGTCTCGAGCAGGCCGTGCTGGACAAGGACCAACTCAAGGCGGCGCACAAGGACGAGGCCAAGGCGGCCAAGTTGGCGAAGAAAGCCGGGGTGCACAAGCCGCGGGTATTTGTCCTGGACTTCGATGGCGATATCAAGGCATCGGCGACTGACAGCTTGCGGCATGAAATCACCGCGTTGCTGAGTCTGGCCACGCCTCAGGATGAAGTGGTGCTGCGCCTGGAAAGTGGCGGCGGCATGGTGCACAGCTATGGCCTGGCGTCCTCGCAGCTGGCGCGTATTCGCCAGGCGGGCATCCCGCTGACCATCTGCATCGATAAAGTCGCGGCCAGCGGCGGCTACATGATGGCCTGTATCGGTGAGAAGATCATTTCCGCCCCCTTTGCCATGCTCGGATCCATCGGCGTGGTTGCCCAGTTGCCTAACGTGCACCGCCTGCTTAAAAAGCACGACATCGATTTCGAGGTGCTTACCGCTGGCGAGTACAAGCGCACCCTGACCATCTTTGGCGAAAATACCGAGAAGGGCCGGGAAAAATTCCAGGAAGACCTGGAAGTCATCCATGAGCTGTTCAAGAACTTCGTCGCCCGCTATCGACCGCAACTGGATATCGACGACATCGCCACCGGAGAAGTCTGGCTGGGCCTGGCCGCGTTGGAAAAACAGTTGGTTGATGAACTCAAGACCAGCGACGAATACCTGGCTGAGCGGGCCAAGGAGGCGGAACTGTTTCACTTGCACTACGCCGAGAAGAAAAGCTTGCAGGAACGTGTCGGGTTGGCGGCCAGCGTAGCCTTGGACCGTTTCACCTTGAATTGGCTAAGCCGTCTCAATCAGCAGCGTTTCTGGTGA
- a CDS encoding YhdH/YhfP family quinone oxidoreductase, which produces MTTFTALQARESATGEFEQAIVQRTISELPAGELLIRVRYSSLNYKDALSASGNRGVTKHFPHTPGIDAAGVVEQSSVAEFSVGDEVIVTGYDLGMNIAGGFAQYIRIPSAWALKRPQGLSLREAMVLGTAGLTAALCVAKLEQAGVLPDAGPVLVTGATGGVGSIAVALLSKLGFSVAASTGKAEQGEFLKGLGARQIVPRNELQEGAERPLLKEQWAGAVDTVGGDILFNVVKSLRYGGSAACCGLTAGVAFKGSVLPFILRGVNLMGVDSVELPLVVKASMWDKLSLQWKLDGLERLVTEVSLQQLPEAIGQILAGKLVGRVLVRVD; this is translated from the coding sequence ATGACTACGTTCACAGCACTGCAGGCCCGCGAAAGTGCGACGGGTGAGTTCGAACAAGCGATTGTCCAGCGCACTATCAGCGAACTGCCGGCCGGCGAACTGTTGATTCGGGTTCGCTACTCGTCGTTGAACTACAAGGATGCCCTGTCCGCCAGTGGCAACCGTGGCGTGACCAAACATTTCCCGCATACCCCAGGCATCGATGCAGCGGGCGTAGTCGAGCAGTCGAGCGTCGCCGAATTCAGCGTGGGCGATGAAGTGATCGTGACCGGCTATGACCTGGGCATGAATATCGCGGGCGGCTTTGCTCAGTACATTCGGATTCCGTCGGCCTGGGCGCTGAAACGGCCGCAAGGCTTGTCCCTGCGTGAGGCCATGGTGCTGGGTACCGCAGGCCTGACTGCTGCGCTCTGCGTCGCCAAATTGGAGCAAGCCGGGGTGCTCCCGGATGCCGGCCCTGTTCTGGTGACCGGGGCGACCGGCGGCGTAGGCAGTATTGCCGTGGCTTTGCTGAGTAAGCTTGGTTTCAGCGTGGCGGCGTCCACTGGCAAGGCCGAACAGGGCGAGTTCCTCAAGGGCCTGGGCGCACGGCAGATAGTTCCACGTAACGAATTGCAGGAAGGCGCAGAGCGTCCACTGCTCAAGGAACAATGGGCTGGCGCGGTTGACACCGTCGGCGGCGATATTCTGTTCAATGTGGTCAAGTCGCTGCGCTACGGTGGCAGCGCCGCTTGCTGCGGGCTGACCGCCGGGGTGGCGTTCAAGGGCAGCGTGCTGCCGTTCATCCTGCGCGGGGTCAACCTGATGGGGGTCGACTCGGTCGAACTGCCGCTGGTGGTCAAAGCCTCCATGTGGGACAAGCTCTCGCTGCAATGGAAGCTCGATGGTCTCGAACGCCTGGTGACTGAAGTCAGCCTGCAGCAGTTGCCCGAGGCCATCGGCCAGATACTCGCCGGCAAGCTGGTTGGCCGGGTACTGGTGCGGGTGGACTGA
- the tpx gene encoding thiol peroxidase: MTQVTLHGNPVQVDGQLPQVGQQAPAFTLVGAGLADVSLASLAGKRKVLNIFPSVDTPTCATSVRTFNAGASKLDNTVVLCISADLPFAQARFCGAEGLENVINLSTMRGAEFLKNYGVAIADGPLAGVAARAVVVLDEHDKVLHRELIAEIGNEPNYEAALAVLK; this comes from the coding sequence ATGACTCAAGTAACCCTGCATGGCAATCCGGTACAAGTCGATGGTCAGCTGCCACAGGTCGGTCAGCAAGCTCCGGCCTTCACCCTGGTCGGCGCCGGTTTGGCCGATGTGAGCCTGGCCAGCCTGGCGGGCAAGCGCAAAGTTCTGAATATTTTCCCCAGCGTCGACACCCCAACTTGCGCGACCTCGGTACGCACCTTCAACGCCGGCGCCAGCAAGCTGGATAACACCGTTGTCCTGTGTATCTCCGCCGACCTGCCGTTCGCCCAGGCGCGCTTCTGTGGCGCTGAAGGCCTGGAAAACGTGATCAACCTGTCGACCATGCGCGGCGCCGAGTTTCTCAAGAACTACGGCGTAGCTATCGCCGACGGCCCGTTGGCCGGCGTCGCTGCCCGCGCCGTGGTGGTGCTGGACGAGCACGACAAGGTCCTGCACCGCGAACTGATCGCCGAGATCGGCAACGAGCCGAACTACGAGGCGGCCCTGGCTGTGCTGAAGTAA
- a CDS encoding aldo/keto reductase, giving the protein MKNRRLGRNGPLVSAIGLGCMGMSEFYVADRDERESIATVHRALELGLNLLDTADAYGPHSNEELLGKALAGRREQAFLASKFGLLRDPQDPQRRGVSGRPEYVRQSIEGSLKRLNTDYLDLYYQHRIDPEVPIEETIGAMAELVQQGKVRYLGLSEVAPETLERAHRVHPISAVQSEYSLWTRDPEENGVLATCRQLGIAFVPYSPLGRGFLTGTLKSPEDFAADDYRRFSPRFQGDNFAKNLQLVSQVEQLAADKGVLASQLALAWVLAQGEDLLPIPGTKRRSYLEQNVAALDVQLSAAEIATLDAIFPPQAAAGERYAAESMAMLTR; this is encoded by the coding sequence ATGAAAAACCGTCGACTCGGCCGCAACGGCCCCTTGGTCTCGGCAATCGGCCTCGGTTGCATGGGCATGAGCGAGTTCTATGTCGCCGACCGTGATGAGCGTGAATCCATCGCCACCGTGCACCGGGCCCTGGAACTGGGCCTGAACCTGCTCGACACCGCCGACGCCTATGGCCCGCACAGCAACGAGGAGTTGCTGGGCAAGGCGCTGGCCGGCAGGCGCGAGCAGGCCTTCCTGGCCAGCAAGTTCGGTTTGTTGCGCGATCCGCAGGACCCGCAGCGACGTGGCGTCAGCGGCAGGCCTGAGTATGTGCGCCAATCGATCGAGGGTAGCCTCAAGCGGCTTAACACCGACTACCTGGATCTCTACTACCAGCACCGCATCGACCCCGAGGTGCCGATCGAGGAGACCATCGGCGCCATGGCCGAGTTGGTTCAGCAGGGCAAGGTGCGCTACCTCGGCCTGAGCGAGGTGGCCCCCGAAACCCTGGAACGTGCCCACCGGGTACACCCGATCAGCGCGGTGCAGAGCGAATACTCGTTGTGGACCCGCGACCCCGAGGAGAATGGCGTGCTGGCGACCTGCCGCCAGCTGGGCATCGCCTTCGTGCCCTACAGCCCGCTGGGTCGCGGCTTTCTCACCGGCACCCTGAAGAGCCCGGAGGACTTCGCCGCCGACGATTACCGGCGCTTCAGTCCGCGCTTCCAGGGCGACAACTTCGCCAAGAATCTGCAGTTGGTCAGCCAGGTCGAACAACTGGCCGCGGATAAAGGCGTGCTGGCCTCGCAACTGGCGCTGGCCTGGGTGCTGGCCCAAGGCGAGGACCTGCTGCCGATCCCCGGTACCAAACGCCGCAGCTACTTGGAACAGAACGTCGCCGCGCTGGACGTTCAACTGAGCGCCGCCGAGATCGCCACGCTGGACGCGATCTTTCCGCCGCAAGCCGCTGCGGGTGAACGTTATGCGGCGGAATCAATGGCTATGCTGACGCGCTGA